The following coding sequences are from one Niveibacterium umoris window:
- a CDS encoding dynamin family protein codes for MNLTDSFSEFSEWRDSVGQSIAQLKTWLVRNEVGDAQTDLRLNYLLERLRDEKLTVAFVAEFSRGKSELINAVFFADYGDRILPSSAGRTTMCPTELQWENGQTPSIRLLPIETRGRGASVQEFKRHAEEWITVPIDVSSTESMQRAMSRVGETKRVPPDEAERLGFAVDPSGKKGARIEDDGKVEIAAWRHALIQFPHPLLKQGLVVVDTPGLNAIGSEPELTLSLLPNAHAVLFILAVDTGVTQSDLTVWQEHIVAGKAQQRGRVVVLNKIDSLWDGLRSEQQINNEIRGQVSSVAHTLSVPENQVFPVSAQKALLAKVTRDPDLLDRSRIEALESALTSELLPTRQEIVRDNARGETGEIIRRTRELLNARLRGVQEQVRELSELRGKNRSVIEYMMRKVRAEKSEFEQGLQKYHATRSVFTSLSNNLYAHLGLDALRHETRRTREAMLDASFSRGLREAMESFFDQLRSNLRKSSDEVTEIQRMLDTMYKKFAIEHGLKLAAPTSFSTLRYEKEIERLRAAFNQQLNNVGAMVLHRKGTVTQRFFDTIALEARRTFELANRDVDQWLRAVMSPLETQVREYQIQLKRRLESVKRIHEATGTLEERIAELDQAERVVLHQLSDLSRLEQGIAGAIGITGALSESEAPARAA; via the coding sequence ATGAACCTGACTGACAGCTTTTCCGAGTTCTCCGAGTGGCGCGACAGCGTCGGCCAGTCGATTGCGCAGCTCAAGACCTGGCTCGTGCGCAACGAAGTCGGCGATGCACAGACCGATCTGCGTCTGAACTACCTGCTCGAACGGCTGCGCGACGAGAAGCTCACCGTCGCCTTCGTCGCCGAATTTTCGCGCGGTAAGTCAGAACTGATCAATGCCGTGTTCTTCGCCGACTATGGCGACCGTATCCTGCCCTCTTCGGCCGGCCGCACCACAATGTGCCCGACCGAATTGCAGTGGGAGAACGGACAGACGCCGTCGATCCGGTTGCTGCCGATCGAAACCCGCGGCCGCGGTGCGAGCGTGCAGGAATTCAAGCGCCACGCCGAGGAATGGATCACCGTGCCGATCGACGTCTCGTCGACCGAAAGCATGCAGCGCGCGATGTCGCGCGTCGGTGAAACCAAACGCGTGCCGCCGGACGAGGCCGAGCGTCTCGGCTTCGCGGTCGACCCCAGCGGCAAGAAAGGCGCCCGGATCGAGGACGACGGCAAGGTCGAAATCGCGGCATGGCGCCATGCGCTGATCCAGTTCCCGCATCCGCTGCTCAAACAAGGCCTGGTCGTCGTCGACACCCCGGGCCTCAACGCGATCGGCTCGGAACCCGAGCTGACGCTGTCACTGCTGCCCAATGCGCATGCCGTGCTGTTCATTCTTGCGGTGGATACCGGCGTCACGCAGAGCGACCTGACCGTGTGGCAGGAACACATCGTCGCCGGCAAGGCCCAGCAGCGCGGTCGCGTGGTGGTGCTGAACAAGATCGACAGCCTGTGGGACGGCCTGCGTTCGGAACAGCAGATCAACAACGAGATCCGCGGCCAGGTGAGCAGCGTCGCGCATACGCTATCGGTGCCGGAAAACCAGGTCTTCCCGGTGTCGGCGCAGAAGGCGCTGCTGGCCAAGGTCACCCGCGACCCGGATCTGCTCGATCGCAGCCGCATCGAAGCCCTGGAAAGCGCGCTCACCAGCGAACTGCTGCCGACCCGGCAGGAAATCGTGCGCGACAACGCACGCGGCGAGACAGGCGAGATCATCCGCCGCACCCGCGAGCTGCTGAACGCCCGCCTGCGCGGCGTGCAGGAACAGGTGCGCGAGCTGTCGGAACTGCGCGGCAAGAACCGCAGCGTCATCGAATACATGATGCGCAAGGTGCGCGCCGAGAAGTCGGAGTTCGAACAGGGGCTGCAGAAGTATCACGCCACACGCAGCGTGTTCACCAGCCTGTCGAACAACCTGTACGCGCACCTGGGCCTGGATGCCCTGCGTCACGAAACCCGCCGCACCCGCGAAGCGATGCTGGATGCGAGTTTCTCGCGCGGTCTGCGCGAGGCGATGGAAAGTTTCTTCGACCAGTTGCGCAGCAACCTGCGCAAGTCATCGGACGAGGTCACCGAAATCCAGCGCATGCTCGACACGATGTACAAGAAGTTCGCGATCGAGCACGGGCTCAAGCTCGCCGCTCCGACCAGCTTCTCGACCCTGCGCTATGAGAAGGAAATCGAGCGCCTGCGCGCCGCCTTCAACCAGCAGCTCAACAACGTCGGCGCGATGGTGCTGCATCGCAAGGGCACGGTTACCCAACGCTTCTTCGACACGATCGCGCTCGAAGCCCGGCGTACCTTCGAACTGGCCAACCGCGACGTCGACCAGTGGTTGCGCGCGGTGATGAGCCCGCTGGAAACGCAGGTGCGCGAATACCAGATCCAGCTCAAGCGTCGCCTCGAAAGCGTCAAGCGCATCCACGAGGCGACCGGCACGCTGGAAGAGCGGATCGCCGAACTCGACCAGGCCGAACGCGTTGTGCTGCATCAGCTTTCTGATCTGTCGCGCCTGGAACAGGGCATCGCCGGTGCGATCGGCATCACCGGCGCACTGAGCGAATCCGAGGCACCTGCCCGCGCAGCCTGA
- a CDS encoding YfhL family 4Fe-4S dicluster ferredoxin, which yields MALMITDECINCDVCEPECPNNAISQGAEIYEIDPNKCTECVGHYDEPQCQQVCPVDCIPLNPDRVESKDQLMDKFLKLTAQKS from the coding sequence ATGGCTTTGATGATTACTGACGAATGCATCAACTGCGACGTGTGCGAGCCCGAGTGCCCGAACAACGCGATTTCGCAAGGTGCCGAGATTTACGAGATCGATCCGAACAAGTGCACCGAGTGCGTCGGCCATTACGACGAGCCGCAGTGCCAGCAGGTGTGCCCGGTCGATTGCATTCCGCTCAACCCGGACCGCGTTGAGTCGAAGGATCAGTTGATGGACAAGTTCCTCAAGCTGACCGCTCAGAAATCCTGA
- the coaD gene encoding pantetheine-phosphate adenylyltransferase: MRERVAVYPGTFDPLTRGHEDLVRRASRMFERVIVAVADSRGKRPIFELDERVALAREVLAGYSNVEVDGFSGLLLDFLKKQDARIVLRGLRAVSDFEYEFQMAGMNRRLYPDVEYVFLTPADEFMFLSATMVREIALLGGDVSQFVQPAVQARLRDKISALRG; this comes from the coding sequence ATGAGAGAACGCGTAGCGGTCTATCCGGGAACGTTCGATCCGCTCACGCGCGGCCATGAAGACTTGGTGCGTCGCGCTTCGCGCATGTTCGAACGCGTGATCGTCGCGGTGGCCGATAGCCGCGGCAAGCGTCCGATCTTCGAACTGGACGAACGTGTGGCGCTTGCGCGTGAAGTGCTGGCGGGCTATTCCAACGTCGAGGTGGACGGCTTCTCTGGCCTGCTGCTGGATTTCCTGAAGAAGCAGGATGCGCGCATCGTGCTGCGCGGCCTGCGGGCGGTGTCGGACTTCGAATACGAGTTCCAGATGGCGGGCATGAACCGCCGGCTGTATCCGGATGTCGAATACGTGTTCCTGACGCCGGCTGATGAATTCATGTTCCTGTCGGCGACGATGGTGCGCGAGATCGCGCTGCTCGGCGGCGATGTGAGCCAGTTCGTGCAACCGGCCGTGCAGGCGCGGTTGCGAGACAAGATTAGTGCCCTGAGAGGGTGA
- the rsmD gene encoding 16S rRNA (guanine(966)-N(2))-methyltransferase RsmD, whose translation MSQLRIVGGQWRSRRLQVADVPGLRPTPDRVRETLFNWLGQDLDGWKCLDLFAGSGALGFEAASRGAAEVLLVERDAAAYAVLQQNARLLGGDALVCQRGDALRLVETTPRRFDLIFLDPPFRQQWLERLAPSLERILADDGFVYVEAEHPVETLGGLRAVKARKAGQVHYQLLQRGDA comes from the coding sequence ATGAGCCAGTTGCGCATCGTGGGTGGTCAATGGCGCTCGCGCCGGCTGCAAGTCGCGGACGTGCCCGGCCTGCGGCCCACGCCCGACCGCGTGCGCGAAACCCTGTTCAACTGGTTGGGGCAGGATCTGGATGGCTGGAAGTGTCTGGACCTCTTCGCCGGCAGTGGCGCGTTGGGCTTCGAGGCCGCCTCGCGCGGCGCGGCCGAGGTGCTGCTTGTTGAGCGTGATGCGGCTGCGTATGCTGTGTTGCAGCAGAATGCGCGGCTGCTCGGTGGCGACGCCCTGGTATGTCAGCGTGGCGATGCCTTGCGGCTGGTCGAGACGACACCGCGCCGCTTTGACCTGATCTTCCTGGACCCGCCTTTCCGCCAGCAGTGGCTGGAGCGCCTGGCACCGTCGCTGGAGCGGATTCTGGCCGACGACGGGTTTGTGTACGTCGAGGCAGAACACCCGGTCGAAACGCTGGGGGGCTTGCGTGCCGTCAAGGCCCGCAAGGCCGGACAGGTTCACTATCAACTACTTCAACGAGGCGACGCATGA
- the ftsY gene encoding signal recognition particle-docking protein FtsY: MFDFFKKKPADSATPQPVPAAAEVPVAPPAPVPDQPPSAAAAPAPDAPVDQRSWAVRLRDGLSKTRAKLNAAVGPTLGADVGDVMSDLFSRRKIDDELLDEIETTLLTADCGVDATQYLIDEMRKRWKRDKLETGDQLKGVLMELLEGLLTPLQQTLDINAHKPTIIMLAGVNGSGKTTSIGKLAKHFQAQGKSVLLAAGDTFRAAAREQLQEWGRRNDVTVISQDGGDPAAVVFDAISAARARGIDIVLADTAGRLPTQLHLMEEIAKVRRVIQKADPTGPHEVLLVLDSNIGQNALAQLAAFDKAVGVTGLVVTKLDGTAKGGVLAAIARTNPKPIRYIGVGERIDDLQPFVAREFVEALFDVAPTR, from the coding sequence ATGTTCGATTTCTTCAAGAAGAAACCCGCCGACAGCGCCACGCCGCAGCCAGTCCCGGCCGCGGCGGAGGTGCCGGTCGCCCCTCCCGCGCCGGTTCCAGATCAACCACCTAGCGCCGCTGCCGCGCCCGCGCCCGACGCGCCGGTCGATCAACGCTCGTGGGCGGTGCGCCTGCGTGACGGCCTCTCGAAGACCCGCGCGAAGCTCAACGCCGCCGTCGGTCCGACGCTCGGCGCCGATGTCGGCGACGTGATGTCCGACCTCTTCTCGCGCCGCAAGATCGACGACGAGCTGCTCGACGAGATCGAGACCACGCTGCTCACCGCCGATTGCGGCGTCGACGCGACGCAGTATCTGATCGACGAAATGCGCAAGCGCTGGAAGCGCGACAAGCTGGAAACCGGCGACCAGCTCAAGGGCGTGCTGATGGAACTGCTCGAAGGCCTGCTCACGCCACTGCAGCAGACGCTCGACATCAACGCGCACAAGCCGACCATCATCATGCTCGCCGGCGTCAATGGCTCCGGCAAGACCACCTCGATCGGCAAGCTCGCCAAACACTTCCAGGCCCAGGGCAAGAGCGTGCTGCTTGCCGCCGGCGACACCTTCCGCGCGGCGGCGCGCGAGCAGTTGCAGGAATGGGGCCGGCGCAACGATGTGACGGTGATTTCGCAGGACGGCGGCGACCCGGCCGCGGTGGTGTTCGACGCGATCAGCGCGGCGCGCGCCCGCGGCATCGACATCGTGCTCGCCGACACCGCCGGCCGCCTGCCGACCCAGCTGCACCTGATGGAAGAAATCGCCAAGGTGCGCCGCGTGATCCAGAAGGCCGACCCCACCGGCCCGCACGAAGTGCTGCTGGTGCTCGATTCGAACATCGGGCAGAACGCGCTGGCGCAACTCGCCGCCTTTGACAAGGCGGTCGGCGTCACCGGCCTGGTCGTCACCAAACTCGACGGTACCGCCAAGGGCGGCGTGCTGGCCGCGATTGCGCGCACCAACCCGAAGCCGATCCGCTACATCGGCGTGGGCGAACGCATCGACGACCTGCAACCCTTCGTGGCACGCGAATTCGTCGAAGCGCTGTTCGACGTCGCACCCACCCGCTAA
- a CDS encoding ATP-binding cassette domain-containing protein yields MIQFDNVSKRYPGGYEALIGVSLQIERGELVVLRGHSGAGKSTLLKLLPVLERPTSGRVLVNGQDVSRLPQGAIPYLRRSLGLVTQDSRLLYDRNVLDNVMLPLILADMPERDAKARVRAALDRVGLAQHERSMPISLSGGEQQRVAIARAIVNRPTMLIADEPTANLDAAYALDIASLFRDYNEAGVTMIIATHDERLFADRAPRRIELSKGRLVSA; encoded by the coding sequence GTGATCCAGTTCGACAACGTTTCGAAACGCTACCCCGGCGGCTACGAAGCGCTGATCGGCGTGAGCCTGCAGATCGAGCGCGGCGAGCTGGTCGTGCTGCGCGGCCACTCCGGCGCCGGCAAGAGCACTCTGCTGAAGCTGCTGCCGGTGCTCGAACGCCCGACCAGCGGGCGCGTGCTGGTGAACGGGCAGGACGTCAGCCGCCTGCCGCAGGGCGCGATCCCCTACCTGCGGCGCAGCCTCGGGCTGGTCACGCAAGACAGCCGTCTGCTCTACGACCGCAACGTGCTCGACAACGTGATGCTGCCGCTCATTCTGGCCGACATGCCCGAACGCGACGCCAAGGCGCGGGTGCGTGCGGCGCTCGACCGTGTCGGCCTCGCCCAGCACGAACGCTCGATGCCGATCTCGCTGTCGGGCGGCGAACAGCAGCGCGTGGCGATCGCCCGCGCCATCGTCAATCGCCCGACCATGCTGATCGCCGACGAGCCGACCGCCAACCTCGACGCCGCGTATGCGCTGGATATCGCATCGCTGTTCCGCGACTACAACGAAGCCGGCGTGACGATGATCATCGCCACCCACGATGAGCGCCTGTTCGCCGACCGCGCGCCGCGCCGCATCGAACTTTCCAAGGGAAGGCTGGTGAGCGCATGA
- the ftsX gene encoding permease-like cell division protein FtsX has translation MTRWIALHGIAFTRAAKRLAHTPLGTLLSILVVAIALVLPALGYVLADSVARLAQGLSGQPEISLFMEVGADKARVTAVEQALRTNKGVTGLRFVSRDEALKQLANGSGLGDVTQALGDNPLPDAFVVTPHSDSPAEFKRLADDFRKLPGVAHVQLDTEWVQRLAALVSLARTAVGALAGLLGAALVIVTFNTIRLQILTQRHEIGVSLLLGATTQWVRRPFLWFGILQGALGGLAAWGLLLGILALMRGPATQLADSYGIPLELGGPDALGVAALVGFAALLGWLGAALSVRRHLHAAGERGDG, from the coding sequence ATGACACGCTGGATCGCCCTCCACGGCATCGCCTTTACCCGCGCCGCCAAGCGGCTGGCCCACACCCCGCTCGGCACGCTGCTGTCGATACTCGTCGTCGCGATCGCGCTGGTGCTGCCGGCGCTCGGCTATGTACTGGCCGACAGCGTCGCACGACTGGCGCAAGGCCTTTCCGGCCAGCCCGAGATCAGCCTGTTCATGGAAGTCGGCGCCGACAAAGCCAGGGTCACCGCAGTCGAGCAGGCCTTGCGCACGAACAAGGGTGTAACCGGGCTTCGCTTCGTGTCGCGCGACGAAGCGCTCAAACAACTCGCCAACGGCAGCGGCCTGGGCGACGTGACACAGGCGCTCGGCGACAACCCGTTGCCCGATGCCTTCGTCGTCACGCCACACAGCGACTCACCCGCCGAGTTCAAGCGGCTGGCGGACGATTTCCGCAAGCTGCCGGGCGTGGCCCATGTGCAGCTCGACACCGAGTGGGTGCAGCGCCTGGCCGCGCTCGTCAGCCTCGCCCGTACCGCGGTCGGCGCGCTCGCCGGCCTGCTCGGTGCGGCGCTGGTGATCGTCACCTTCAACACCATCCGCCTGCAGATCCTCACGCAGCGGCACGAGATCGGCGTCAGCCTGCTGCTCGGCGCCACCACGCAGTGGGTGCGCCGGCCCTTCCTGTGGTTCGGCATCTTGCAGGGCGCGCTCGGCGGGCTTGCCGCCTGGGGCCTGCTGCTCGGCATCCTCGCACTGATGCGCGGGCCGGCCACGCAACTGGCCGATTCCTACGGCATCCCGCTCGAACTCGGTGGCCCGGACGCGCTCGGCGTGGCCGCGCTGGTGGGTTTCGCGGCGCTGCTGGGCTGGCTCGGCGCGGCGCTGTCGGTGCGTCGGCACCTGCATGCCGCGGGCGAACGCGGCGACGGCTGA
- a CDS encoding carbohydrate kinase family protein produces MSVLICGSIAYDTIMVFQDHFKKHILPDQIHILNVSFLVPDMRREFGGCAGNIGYALKLLGGSPLIMATAGEDAAPYRKRLADLGIPDTHIREIPGSYTAQAFITTDLDDNQITAFHPGAMSFSHQNHVADAAGVKLGIVGPDGRDGMLQHARDFDTAGIPFVFDPGQAMPLFSGEDFLQFLDWATWCTVNDYEAHLLCERTGLTLPQIAAKVQGLVVTRGAEGSVIYAEGRETQVPVVPISAIADPTGCGDAYRGGLLYGLVNGWSLEKACQLASVMGAFKIEARGPQNYAPSREEIAARFEKAYGAKPF; encoded by the coding sequence ATGTCCGTCCTCATCTGCGGGTCGATCGCCTACGACACGATCATGGTTTTCCAGGATCACTTCAAGAAGCACATCCTGCCGGACCAGATCCACATCCTGAACGTGTCCTTCCTGGTGCCGGACATGCGGCGCGAGTTCGGCGGCTGTGCCGGCAACATCGGCTATGCACTGAAGTTGCTCGGCGGTTCGCCGCTGATCATGGCGACCGCCGGTGAGGATGCGGCGCCCTACCGCAAGCGCCTTGCCGATCTGGGGATTCCGGATACGCACATCCGCGAAATCCCCGGCAGTTATACCGCGCAGGCCTTCATCACCACCGACCTGGACGATAACCAGATCACTGCCTTCCACCCCGGCGCGATGAGTTTCTCGCACCAGAACCATGTGGCGGATGCAGCGGGTGTGAAGCTGGGCATCGTCGGGCCGGACGGGCGCGACGGCATGCTGCAGCATGCGCGCGACTTCGACACCGCGGGCATCCCCTTCGTGTTCGATCCGGGCCAGGCGATGCCGCTGTTCTCGGGCGAGGACTTCCTGCAGTTCCTCGACTGGGCGACCTGGTGCACGGTGAATGACTACGAAGCCCACCTGCTGTGCGAGCGCACCGGGCTGACGCTGCCGCAGATCGCGGCCAAGGTGCAGGGCCTGGTCGTCACGCGCGGCGCCGAAGGGTCGGTGATCTACGCCGAGGGCCGCGAGACGCAGGTGCCGGTGGTGCCGATTTCGGCGATCGCAGACCCGACCGGTTGCGGTGACGCTTACCGTGGCGGCCTGCTGTACGGGCTGGTCAATGGCTGGTCGCTGGAAAAGGCGTGCCAGCTCGCCAGCGTGATGGGGGCCTTCAAGATCGAGGCGCGCGGGCCGCAGAACTATGCGCCGTCGCGCGAGGAAATCGCGGCGCGTTTCGAGAAGGCCTACGGCGCAAAGCCCTTCTGA
- a CDS encoding substrate-binding periplasmic protein, which translates to MGLTPSLVAAACGQTYPIGIAALGYVAFLNERGEPAGYAVDQIRELERRTGCTFEVEILPGERLRRLGQLHQLAATPFTGKPPNDDAGRTWIGLSTNSMDLVVRADLAPSEADLQKILNDPGLVVGTVRGLNYGPAVQAMLDQLPASRRDVSDDESALARKFVAGRINATPGFALVYRRWLDREGLADATVAVPIASAGRIPGGWTLWRPPLTDADQQRITSALRAMRDDGTEERLLARYIGRTQATLARFRD; encoded by the coding sequence TTGGGGCTCACCCCCTCGCTCGTTGCCGCCGCCTGCGGGCAAACGTATCCGATCGGGATCGCGGCGCTGGGCTACGTCGCGTTTCTCAACGAGCGGGGCGAGCCCGCCGGCTACGCGGTCGATCAGATCCGCGAACTCGAACGCCGAACCGGCTGCACGTTCGAGGTCGAGATCCTGCCTGGCGAGCGCTTGCGCAGGCTGGGCCAACTCCATCAATTGGCTGCCACGCCGTTTACCGGCAAACCGCCAAACGACGATGCCGGCCGAACGTGGATCGGGCTCAGCACCAACAGCATGGATCTCGTTGTGCGCGCCGATCTCGCCCCGAGCGAAGCGGACCTCCAGAAGATCCTGAACGATCCAGGGCTCGTGGTTGGCACCGTGCGCGGGCTCAACTATGGCCCGGCGGTGCAGGCCATGCTCGATCAGTTGCCCGCCTCGCGGCGCGACGTCTCGGACGACGAATCCGCGCTGGCGCGCAAGTTCGTCGCTGGGCGGATCAACGCCACACCCGGATTCGCGCTCGTCTATCGCCGATGGCTCGACCGCGAAGGTCTGGCAGACGCGACCGTGGCGGTCCCGATCGCATCGGCCGGCCGCATCCCAGGCGGATGGACGCTGTGGCGCCCTCCGCTGACCGACGCCGACCAGCAGCGCATTACCAGCGCCCTGCGGGCGATGCGCGACGATGGCACCGAAGAGCGCCTGCTTGCGCGCTACATCGGCCGCACCCAAGCCACCCTCGCACGCTTCAGGGACTAG
- the tpx gene encoding thiol peroxidase — protein sequence MSTVTLGGNPIDVAGTFPAPGSTAAEFALVGADLANHGLAEFAGKRKVLNIVPSLDTPTCAVSTRKFNESASSLDNTVVLVISADLPFAAKRFCEVEGLKNVMTLSTMRGGEAFKQAYGVDIASGPLAGVTARAVVVLDADNKVLHSELVSEIKNEPNYEAALAALK from the coding sequence ATGAGCACAGTCACCCTGGGCGGAAATCCGATCGATGTCGCCGGCACCTTCCCGGCCCCCGGCAGCACCGCCGCCGAGTTCGCGCTGGTCGGCGCCGACCTCGCCAACCATGGCCTCGCCGAGTTCGCCGGCAAGCGCAAGGTGCTGAACATCGTGCCCTCGCTCGACACGCCGACCTGCGCCGTGTCGACCCGCAAGTTCAACGAGAGCGCGTCGTCGCTCGACAACACCGTCGTGCTGGTCATCTCCGCCGACCTGCCCTTCGCCGCCAAGCGCTTCTGCGAAGTCGAAGGCCTGAAGAACGTGATGACGCTGTCGACGATGCGCGGTGGCGAGGCCTTCAAGCAGGCCTACGGTGTGGACATCGCCAGCGGCCCGCTCGCCGGCGTCACCGCCCGTGCCGTGGTCGTGCTCGATGCCGACAACAAGGTGCTGCACAGCGAGCTTGTCAGCGAGATCAAGAACGAGCCGAACTATGAGGCGGCGCTGGCGGCCTTGAAGTAA
- a CDS encoding ABC transporter ATP-binding protein, whose amino-acid sequence MSAPHPLKRLFGHARRYRRDVWLASLYSVLNKFFDVLPEVLIGVAVDVVVNRKDSFLARVGVHEPKDQLVLLAAVTALIWVGESLFQYLYDVKWRTLAQNLQHDLRQQAYQHVQRLEMGFFERQRTGNLMSILGDDINQMERFLNGGANDLIQVFCSSLMVGAVFFALTAKLAFLSLIPVPVILYGAFWFQGRLAPRYAGVREAAGTLASRLSNNLLGIATIKAYTAEAYEAEHVRQGSDAYRVRNAEAIRLSAAITPVIRMAILAGFTVTLLYGGFLTLNGELGVGSYSVLVYLTQRLLWPLTRLADMTDLYQRSMASIERVMNLIDTPLAIPYEGRHLPAGSVKGALTFDAVHFAYGEQPTLQGISLTVPAGHTVAFVGTTGSGKSTLVKLLLRFIEPQRGRILLDDTAIGEANLQDLRRAIGYVAQDSFLADATVADNIAYGLPTAGRDDIVAAAVAAEAHEFIAQMPQGYDTQVGERGQKLSGGQRQRIALARAILKNPPILVLDEATSAVDNETEAAIQRSLERVTRNRTSLIIAHRLSTVRHADTIYVMEQGRIVEQGTHDALLALGGQYAALWRLQTGERAGGNPIADSV is encoded by the coding sequence ATGTCCGCACCCCACCCGCTCAAGCGCCTGTTCGGCCACGCCCGTCGCTATCGCCGCGACGTCTGGCTCGCCTCGCTCTACTCGGTGCTCAACAAGTTCTTCGATGTGCTGCCGGAAGTGCTGATCGGTGTCGCGGTCGATGTAGTCGTCAATCGCAAGGACTCTTTCCTCGCCCGCGTCGGCGTGCATGAGCCGAAGGACCAGCTCGTGCTGCTGGCTGCGGTCACCGCGCTGATCTGGGTCGGCGAATCGCTGTTCCAGTACCTCTACGACGTGAAGTGGCGCACCCTCGCGCAGAACCTGCAGCACGACCTGCGGCAACAGGCCTACCAGCATGTGCAGCGCCTGGAGATGGGCTTCTTCGAGCGCCAGCGCACCGGCAACCTGATGTCCATCCTCGGCGACGACATCAACCAGATGGAGCGCTTCCTCAACGGCGGCGCGAACGACCTGATCCAGGTGTTCTGCTCGTCGCTGATGGTGGGCGCGGTGTTCTTCGCGCTCACCGCCAAGCTCGCCTTCCTGTCGCTGATTCCGGTGCCGGTCATCCTTTATGGCGCCTTCTGGTTCCAGGGCCGGCTTGCGCCGCGCTATGCCGGTGTGCGCGAGGCGGCCGGCACGCTCGCGTCACGACTGTCGAACAACCTGCTCGGCATCGCCACGATCAAGGCCTACACGGCGGAAGCCTACGAGGCCGAGCATGTGCGCCAAGGCTCCGACGCCTACCGGGTGCGCAATGCCGAGGCAATCCGCCTCTCCGCCGCAATTACGCCGGTGATCCGCATGGCGATCCTCGCCGGCTTCACGGTCACGCTGCTCTACGGTGGCTTCCTGACGCTGAACGGCGAGCTGGGTGTCGGCAGCTACTCGGTGCTGGTGTACCTGACGCAGCGCCTGCTGTGGCCGCTGACCCGGCTGGCGGACATGACCGATCTGTACCAGCGCTCGATGGCCTCGATCGAACGGGTCATGAACCTGATCGACACGCCGCTTGCGATTCCCTACGAGGGCCGTCACCTGCCGGCCGGTTCGGTGAAGGGCGCGCTGACCTTCGACGCGGTGCACTTCGCCTACGGCGAACAGCCGACCCTGCAGGGCATCTCGCTCACGGTGCCGGCCGGCCACACCGTCGCCTTTGTCGGCACCACCGGCAGCGGCAAGAGCACGCTGGTCAAGCTGCTGCTGCGCTTCATCGAACCGCAGCGTGGCCGCATCCTGCTCGACGACACCGCCATCGGCGAGGCAAACCTGCAAGACCTGCGCCGCGCGATCGGCTATGTCGCGCAAGACAGCTTCCTCGCCGATGCGACCGTCGCCGACAACATCGCCTACGGCCTGCCAACGGCCGGGCGGGATGACATTGTCGCCGCTGCGGTGGCGGCCGAAGCGCACGAGTTCATCGCCCAGATGCCGCAGGGCTACGACACGCAGGTCGGCGAGCGCGGGCAGAAGCTCTCCGGCGGCCAGCGGCAGCGCATCGCGCTGGCCCGCGCGATTCTGAAGAACCCGCCGATCCTGGTGCTGGACGAAGCCACCAGCGCGGTCGACAACGAAACCGAGGCCGCGATCCAGCGCTCGCTCGAACGCGTCACCCGCAACCGCACCAGCCTGATCATTGCGCACCGGCTCTCCACCGTGCGGCACGCCGACACCATCTACGTGATGGAGCAGGGCCGCATCGTCGAGCAGGGCACGCACGACGCGCTGCTCGCGCTCGGCGGCCAGTACGCCGCGCTGTGGCGCCTGCAGACGGGTGAGCGTGCTGGGGGCAACCCCATCGCCGATTCGGTGTAG